A single window of Caldicellulosiruptor bescii DSM 6725 DNA harbors:
- a CDS encoding ABC transporter ATP-binding protein, translating to MNEVLIEIKNLKKYFSVKMGLGKKAYIKAVDNVSFFIKKGETLGLVGESGCGKSTTGRTIIRLYEPTGGQIIFKGEDITKKDMLPYRKSMQMIFQDPYASLNPRMTVGDIIGEPLEIHNIARGNEKKERVQELLRLVGLSSEHASRYPHEFSGGQRQRIGIARALAVEPEFIICDEPISALDVSIQAQIVNMLEDLQQQLGLTYLFIAHDLSMVKHISSRVGVMYLGKLVELAESNELYSNPLHPYTQALLSAIPIPDPKVSKERTRIILEGDVPSPLNPPSGCRFRTRCRYAFDRCKEEEPVLKDVGSGHYVACHLMDRK from the coding sequence TTGAATGAGGTTTTGATTGAAATAAAAAATCTAAAAAAATATTTTTCAGTAAAGATGGGATTGGGGAAAAAAGCATATATAAAAGCGGTAGATAACGTGAGCTTTTTCATAAAAAAGGGTGAGACGCTGGGACTTGTTGGTGAAAGCGGCTGCGGCAAGTCTACAACAGGAAGAACCATCATAAGGCTTTATGAGCCAACAGGCGGGCAGATTATATTCAAAGGAGAAGATATAACAAAAAAGGACATGCTTCCTTATAGAAAATCCATGCAGATGATTTTCCAGGACCCGTATGCCTCACTAAATCCAAGAATGACAGTTGGTGATATTATAGGCGAGCCACTTGAAATACACAATATTGCTAGGGGCAATGAAAAAAAAGAAAGAGTTCAAGAACTTTTAAGACTTGTAGGACTCAGTAGTGAACACGCAAGCAGATATCCGCACGAGTTTTCTGGAGGACAGAGACAGAGAATTGGTATTGCAAGGGCTTTAGCTGTTGAACCAGAGTTCATTATATGTGATGAGCCTATTTCGGCACTTGACGTGTCTATTCAAGCACAGATTGTAAACATGTTAGAGGATTTACAACAGCAACTTGGTTTGACATATTTGTTCATTGCACATGATTTGTCGATGGTAAAACATATAAGCAGCAGAGTAGGAGTAATGTATTTAGGAAAACTTGTAGAACTTGCAGAAAGTAATGAACTATACAGTAATCCTTTGCATCCGTATACACAAGCACTGCTTTCTGCAATACCAATACCTGACCCGAAAGTCTCTAAAGAGAGGACAAGGATTATATTGGAGGGAGATGTTCCAAGCCCTCTAAATCCTCCAAGTGGTTGCAGGTTTAGAACAAGATGCAGGTATGCGTTTGACAGGTGCAAAGAGGAAGAACCAGTACTTAAGGATGTAGGTTCTGGTCATTACGTAGCCTGCCATTTGATGGACAGAAAATAA
- a CDS encoding DNA internalization-related competence protein ComEC/Rec2, whose amino-acid sequence MTRKALFVASFMMIGIVLGRNIKKIEVLVFCLLLILGALCATYYFLPQYFKKEKFMFILCFLFLTLQLFRTYYIFNILEPQKNLDGKHVYIVGNICSFPEISDKKTSFYLKTKLNSKAVVIRVTTESKKSIFYGDTVKVSGKLKIPKGKTSKFGFDYREYLKGKGAIYTLYSKDIEVIYQGKNVLNLLNRFSTQLNNLIDSSFENDISSLLKGLILGNKSTIPDDVYKDFQRSGLAHLLAVSGGNVGVLCAFVEILFRRILKIYGKGVNFLIIGVIVIFAIVTGMSASVVRASIMAIIFYAGRIIYRNPDTLNSLSVSSVLMLLVNPLFLFDIGFQLSFLSVLSIILFCKGIYEYFAKLKIPRGISSLIAVSISAQILILPLIAYYFSEISVISFLTNIVAVPVAGAVVPAGLLYCLLLVFNIDILPFKWFLEVCVNVLMYLSRLSYVGFSHVKVILWDEKLIFCYYLVVASLIFRKFINRQLKYVIYLSICGLLVAFILQTLINYNRLIINVIDVGQGDSSFITYKGFSMLIDTGPEYEDFSSLKRIVLPYILKRGVAKLDVLVLTHKHSDHMGDFEYLLYEMKVDTIVTSKEVYFENAQKFKGQKVVLVDSLKVYRYKDLKAYFIPPVEEDENSSVVVKLTLGNFSMLFTGDASYESEKEYVKKYNLQTKILKVGHHGSSTATSEEFLENVKPTFAVISVGKDNIFGHPSNEVLQRLKDRNIKVYRTDLNGTIDIIVDRNKMMVNPYIVR is encoded by the coding sequence ATGACAAGAAAGGCGTTATTTGTTGCCAGTTTTATGATGATAGGAATTGTTCTGGGCAGAAATATAAAAAAAATTGAGGTACTTGTATTTTGCCTTTTGCTAATTTTAGGAGCGCTGTGTGCTACCTACTATTTTCTTCCTCAGTACTTTAAAAAGGAAAAGTTTATGTTTATTTTATGTTTTCTTTTTCTCACGCTGCAGCTTTTCAGGACTTATTACATTTTCAATATTCTTGAGCCTCAAAAAAATCTGGATGGGAAACATGTTTATATTGTTGGCAATATCTGCTCATTTCCCGAGATAAGCGATAAAAAGACTTCCTTTTACCTTAAAACAAAACTAAATTCAAAGGCTGTTGTTATTAGAGTCACAACAGAGTCTAAAAAAAGTATTTTTTATGGAGATACTGTAAAAGTTTCTGGAAAACTTAAAATTCCAAAAGGAAAGACAAGTAAATTTGGTTTTGATTACAGAGAATATTTGAAAGGCAAAGGTGCTATTTATACACTTTACTCAAAAGACATAGAGGTTATCTATCAAGGAAAAAATGTTCTCAATCTTCTCAATAGATTTTCTACACAGTTAAATAACCTCATAGATAGCTCTTTTGAAAATGATATATCTTCGCTTTTAAAAGGTTTGATTCTTGGCAACAAATCTACAATTCCAGATGATGTGTACAAAGACTTTCAGCGAAGCGGACTTGCTCACCTTCTTGCAGTCTCTGGTGGAAATGTAGGGGTGCTTTGCGCTTTTGTTGAGATTTTGTTCAGAAGAATATTAAAGATATATGGTAAAGGAGTAAACTTTTTAATAATAGGTGTCATAGTTATTTTTGCTATTGTCACAGGGATGTCAGCATCAGTTGTTAGGGCTTCGATTATGGCGATAATCTTCTATGCTGGAAGGATTATTTACAGAAATCCTGATACGCTCAATAGCCTATCTGTATCAAGCGTTTTGATGCTGCTTGTAAATCCGCTTTTTCTTTTTGACATTGGGTTCCAGCTGTCTTTTTTGAGTGTTCTTTCAATAATTCTGTTTTGTAAAGGGATATATGAATATTTTGCGAAGTTAAAGATACCAAGAGGTATATCTTCACTTATTGCAGTTTCAATTTCTGCTCAGATTTTAATATTGCCGTTGATAGCTTATTATTTTTCTGAGATCTCAGTTATTTCATTCTTGACAAACATAGTTGCTGTACCAGTTGCAGGTGCTGTTGTACCGGCTGGGCTGCTGTATTGTCTATTATTGGTTTTCAATATAGATATATTACCATTTAAATGGTTTTTAGAAGTCTGTGTGAACGTGCTAATGTACCTTTCAAGATTATCTTATGTAGGATTTTCGCATGTAAAGGTCATTTTATGGGATGAAAAGCTAATATTTTGTTACTATCTTGTTGTGGCATCTTTAATTTTTAGAAAATTTATAAACAGGCAACTAAAATATGTGATATATTTGAGTATTTGTGGACTGCTTGTGGCATTTATCTTACAGACACTTATAAATTACAACAGGCTCATCATAAACGTGATAGACGTAGGGCAGGGAGACAGTAGCTTTATTACATACAAGGGATTTTCAATGCTGATTGACACAGGGCCTGAATATGAAGATTTTAGCAGCTTGAAAAGAATTGTTCTTCCGTATATACTCAAAAGAGGAGTAGCAAAACTTGATGTTTTAGTCTTGACACACAAGCACAGCGACCATATGGGGGACTTTGAGTATCTGCTTTATGAGATGAAAGTGGACACAATTGTAACATCAAAAGAGGTATATTTTGAAAATGCTCAAAAGTTCAAAGGGCAAAAGGTTGTGTTAGTAGATAGCTTGAAAGTTTATCGCTACAAGGATTTAAAAGCCTATTTTATCCCACCAGTAGAGGAAGATGAAAATAGTTCTGTTGTTGTGAAGCTGACCCTTGGCAATTTTTCTATGCTATTTACAGGTGATGCCTCATATGAGTCTGAAAAGGAATACGTAAAGAAATATAACTTGCAGACAAAGATCTTAAAGGTGGGACACCATGGAAGCAGCACAGCAACATCTGAAGAGTTTTTGGAAAATGTAAAGCCAACATTTGCAGTAATTTCTGTAGGGAAAGACAACATCTTTGGGCATCCTTCGAATGAGGTCTTACAAAGACTCAAAGACAGAAACATTAAGGTGTATAGAACAGATTTAAATGGAACCATAGACATTATAGTTGACAGAAATAAGATGATGGTAAATCCGTATATTGTGAGGTGA
- a CDS encoding L-lactate dehydrogenase, whose protein sequence is MRKPGKIVIIGTGFVGSSTAFALVDAGLATELVLIDVNRAKAEGEAMDLNHGISFVKPVKIWAGDYEDCKDADIIIITAGANQKPGETRLDLTYKNAQITKSIIENIIKYTHDAILLMVTNPVDVLTYVMYKVSGLPKNQVIGSGTVLDSSRFRYLLAQHCQVDVRNVHAYILGEHGDSEIAAWSLTNIGGVNFMQECLLCGKNCSPEVKEQIFNKVKNAAYEIIERKGATYYAIALAVRRIVEAIIRDENSILPVSSIVDDVYGVKDVAISLPAIINKSGVVKVFDIPLTDEEKEKLKNSAQVIKSVIESLKL, encoded by the coding sequence ATGAGAAAACCGGGTAAAATTGTAATTATTGGAACTGGCTTTGTAGGCTCATCAACTGCTTTTGCTCTTGTAGATGCCGGGCTTGCAACAGAACTTGTTTTAATTGATGTAAACCGTGCAAAAGCCGAAGGTGAAGCCATGGATTTAAATCACGGAATATCCTTTGTAAAACCCGTCAAGATATGGGCAGGTGATTATGAAGATTGCAAAGATGCTGATATAATAATAATCACTGCTGGTGCCAACCAAAAGCCTGGTGAAACAAGGCTTGATTTGACTTATAAAAATGCACAAATTACAAAGTCGATAATTGAAAATATTATCAAATATACGCATGATGCAATACTTTTAATGGTAACAAACCCTGTTGATGTTCTCACGTATGTAATGTATAAAGTTTCAGGCCTGCCAAAAAATCAGGTTATAGGTTCTGGAACAGTCTTAGACTCATCACGATTTAGATACCTTTTGGCACAACACTGCCAGGTTGATGTGAGAAATGTTCATGCATATATATTGGGCGAACATGGAGACAGTGAAATTGCTGCCTGGTCTCTTACAAATATAGGCGGCGTGAATTTTATGCAGGAGTGTCTATTATGCGGGAAAAATTGCTCACCTGAAGTAAAAGAGCAAATATTCAACAAAGTAAAAAATGCTGCATACGAAATAATTGAAAGAAAAGGAGCAACATATTACGCCATTGCATTGGCTGTTAGAAGAATTGTTGAAGCTATAATCAGAGATGAAAATTCTATACTGCCTGTATCATCAATAGTTGATGACGTATATGGTGTAAAAGACGTTGCAATTTCCCTTCCTGCAATTATCAACAAAAGCGGAGTTGTAAAAGTATTTGATATACCACTGACAGATGAGGAAAAAGAAAAGCTTAAAAACTCTGCTCAGGTAATAAAAAGTGTGATAGAGTCTTTAAAACTATAA
- a CDS encoding ABC transporter permease, which produces MARYILKRIVWSIVSLFVIVTVTFFLMRMIPGGPFTGEKTLPEQILQNLNEKYGLNKPLGVQYFKYLNSLLHGDLGISMRNQGRTVNEIIAETFPISAKVGILAIILSLLIGIPLGIWSAVHQGKWQDNLSMIIATIFITIPGFVLAVILMYIFGVKLQLVPIMGLDEPKSYVLPVVTLAAYPISFIARLIRSSMLESLSQDYIRTARAKGLSDFIVIYKHALKNSLIPVVTYLGPLIAGILTGSFVVEKIFSIPGMGRFYVDSISNRDYSLVMGTTIFYAAFLIFMNLIVDIIYVFIDPRIKLED; this is translated from the coding sequence GTGGCAAGATACATACTCAAAAGGATAGTGTGGTCTATTGTATCATTATTCGTCATAGTTACTGTTACATTTTTTCTTATGAGAATGATACCAGGTGGTCCATTCACGGGTGAAAAGACTTTGCCTGAGCAGATTTTGCAAAACCTGAACGAGAAATATGGACTTAACAAACCGCTTGGAGTGCAATATTTCAAATATTTAAATAGCCTTTTACACGGTGATTTGGGAATTTCAATGAGAAATCAAGGTAGAACAGTTAATGAGATTATTGCAGAAACGTTTCCCATTTCTGCTAAGGTGGGTATTTTGGCTATAATTTTGAGTTTGCTGATAGGGATACCGCTTGGTATCTGGTCTGCCGTACATCAAGGTAAATGGCAGGATAATTTGTCTATGATTATAGCAACCATTTTCATTACGATACCTGGATTTGTACTTGCTGTAATTTTAATGTATATCTTTGGTGTAAAGCTTCAACTTGTACCTATAATGGGATTAGATGAACCTAAAAGCTATGTTCTTCCTGTTGTTACACTGGCAGCATATCCAATATCTTTTATTGCAAGGCTTATTCGAAGCAGTATGCTTGAAAGTTTATCACAGGACTATATTAGAACTGCACGCGCAAAAGGACTTTCAGATTTCATAGTCATATACAAACATGCGCTGAAAAATTCTTTGATACCTGTTGTTACGTATTTGGGTCCTTTAATTGCAGGTATACTTACTGGTAGTTTTGTTGTTGAAAAGATTTTCTCAATCCCAGGAATGGGGAGGTTCTATGTTGATAGTATATCTAACAGGGACTATTCGCTTGTGATGGGAACCACAATATTTTATGCAGCATTTTTGATATTTATGAACCTAATTGTTGACATTATCTATGTATTTATAGACCCGCGTATAAAACTTGAGGACTGA
- the holA gene encoding DNA polymerase III subunit delta — protein sequence MAEKTKEIIKELNSQLLKKDFKKIYLFYGQEIFLIDEYTKRFSHAIVGGNLNNIVRFDGETANYNDIINEMFSISFDLEPRVLIFKNFFKYTSTNSSLNLSAIIDNLKNFKSDSTYIIFKEYEAKENKLFSALKQIAFSAEFVQPSMPDLVKWVQNVMSKEGKTISDNMAQEIILHYNKDMMLIYNYLQVLISYLGKRSKVTHDDILKTLTDNPQDHIFQMLDAFATKDLESGYKYLRELYQLRTSVSKILALILRHFKILGMLKEMQETNKKQIAKQLGILEFFVDKYKKQAETFTLDKIKTIIQKTIEYEYMIKRGQIDDETALEVLLYQIVK from the coding sequence ATGGCTGAGAAAACAAAAGAGATTATAAAAGAATTAAATTCGCAACTATTGAAAAAAGATTTTAAGAAGATTTACCTTTTTTATGGACAAGAGATATTTTTGATTGATGAATATACCAAGCGTTTTAGCCATGCCATAGTAGGTGGAAATTTAAACAACATAGTAAGATTTGACGGCGAAACTGCAAATTATAACGATATAATAAACGAAATGTTTTCAATATCTTTTGATTTAGAGCCAAGAGTGCTAATCTTTAAAAACTTTTTCAAGTATACATCTACAAACTCCAGCTTAAATCTTTCTGCTATCATAGATAATCTCAAGAATTTTAAAAGTGACAGTACTTATATAATCTTTAAAGAATACGAAGCAAAAGAAAACAAGCTATTTTCAGCCCTCAAACAAATAGCATTTTCTGCAGAGTTTGTGCAACCTTCTATGCCAGATTTAGTAAAGTGGGTTCAAAATGTAATGTCTAAAGAAGGAAAAACAATCTCTGATAATATGGCCCAGGAGATTATTCTTCATTACAACAAAGATATGATGCTAATTTATAACTATTTACAAGTTCTCATTTCATATCTTGGCAAAAGAAGCAAGGTTACTCATGATGATATATTAAAGACCTTGACAGACAACCCACAAGACCATATATTCCAGATGCTTGATGCTTTTGCGACAAAGGATTTAGAAAGTGGGTATAAGTACCTGAGAGAGCTGTATCAGCTCAGGACAAGTGTCAGCAAGATTTTGGCTTTGATTTTACGACATTTTAAGATACTTGGAATGTTAAAAGAGATGCAGGAGACAAACAAAAAACAGATTGCAAAGCAGCTTGGTATTTTAGAGTTCTTTGTTGACAAGTACAAAAAACAAGCAGAAACCTTTACCCTTGATAAAATAAAAACTATAATTCAAAAGACCATAGAATACGAGTACATGATAAAAAGAGGGCAAATTGATGATGAGACAGCGCTTGAAGTGCTTTTGTATCAAATTGTAAAATAA
- a CDS encoding ABC transporter permease, translating to MESVSKELFVPVPKEERQQETIVRPSMSYWQDAWRRLKANKVAMASMWTIVFFILLAIIGPIVMPYKYDQQIRGHEALPPSLTHLFGTDELGRDLFVRCLYGMRISLSIGIVATIINIVIGVLYGGISGYIGGRVDNIMMRIVDILYSIPLMIYVILLSVSLKPALEALFDKYSFLSGLQTVGAPLVCIYIALGLTYWISMARIVRGEILSLKQQEYVTAAKTIGASGWRILLRHLIPNSMGSIIVTATLQIPSAIFTESFLSFIGLGVDAPVPSLGSLASDGVNGFISYPYRLFFPSLLLCLIILAFNLFGDGLRDALDPRMRK from the coding sequence ATGGAGAGCGTATCAAAAGAACTTTTTGTACCAGTTCCGAAAGAAGAGAGGCAGCAAGAGACAATTGTCAGGCCAAGCATGAGCTACTGGCAGGATGCATGGAGAAGACTTAAGGCTAATAAAGTAGCAATGGCATCAATGTGGACAATAGTGTTTTTTATTTTGCTTGCCATAATTGGTCCAATAGTTATGCCATACAAATATGATCAGCAGATTAGAGGGCATGAAGCACTGCCACCGTCACTTACTCATTTATTTGGAACTGATGAGCTTGGTAGAGATTTGTTTGTAAGATGCTTGTATGGTATGAGAATCTCTCTTTCCATAGGAATTGTTGCAACAATTATAAATATTGTGATTGGTGTTTTATATGGGGGCATCTCGGGGTATATAGGTGGCAGAGTTGACAATATAATGATGAGAATAGTTGATATCCTGTACAGTATACCTTTGATGATTTACGTAATTCTTCTTTCAGTATCGTTAAAGCCTGCTTTGGAAGCTCTTTTTGATAAGTATTCATTTTTGAGCGGACTTCAGACAGTGGGTGCACCACTTGTTTGTATATACATTGCATTGGGACTTACTTACTGGATTTCGATGGCGAGGATTGTGCGTGGAGAGATATTAAGCTTAAAACAGCAAGAATATGTTACAGCCGCAAAAACAATTGGTGCAAGTGGTTGGAGGATTTTGCTCAGGCACCTGATTCCAAACAGCATGGGGTCAATTATAGTCACTGCTACGCTGCAGATTCCAAGTGCCATTTTTACTGAGTCTTTTTTGAGCTTCATTGGTCTTGGTGTTGATGCACCTGTTCCATCACTTGGTTCTTTGGCATCAGATGGTGTTAACGGTTTTATATCATACCCTTATAGGCTATTTTTCCCATCGCTTTTGTTGTGTTTGATAATACTTGCATTCAACTTGTTTGGGGATGGGCTCAGAGATGCACTTGATCCAAGAATGAGAAAGTAA
- the rpsT gene encoding 30S ribosomal protein S20, with the protein MANTKSAKKKIKVIRRRTIENKIQKFKMKKAIKEVKKALLSGDIEKAKELYSKAAKLIDQTAAKGVIHKNNASRKKSRLMKLINKYAALSSPQPESKAQ; encoded by the coding sequence TTGGCAAACACAAAGTCTGCTAAAAAGAAGATAAAGGTTATAAGACGTAGAACTATTGAAAATAAGATTCAAAAATTTAAAATGAAAAAGGCTATAAAAGAGGTCAAAAAAGCACTGCTTAGCGGTGACATCGAAAAGGCAAAAGAACTTTACTCAAAAGCTGCAAAGCTCATTGACCAAACAGCTGCAAAAGGCGTAATTCATAAGAACAATGCTTCAAGAAAGAAATCAAGACTTATGAAACTAATCAACAAGTACGCTGCTCTGTCTTCACCACAGCCAGAATCAAAAGCTCAATAA
- a CDS encoding PHP domain-containing protein: MVDLHVHTTFSDGTLTPQEVVKLAKEKGLFAIAITDHDTTDGVIHAIDEGNRLGIKVVSGVEISADFEIEMHILGLFVDINNEFLQQKLKMLERFRKERNPKIIEKLRKMGYDISMDEVEKLSSGEMIGRPHIAQVLVKKGYFSTTKEVFEKLLGFGKPAYVKKDKLKPQEAIEAIKKAGGLAILAHPHKYLYLDEGSENVFLELKEYGLDGLEVFHSDHSQKETNMLLEIAKKLDLAISGGSDFHGENKPEICIGVGKGNLKIDDEIFYMLESRVLKP; this comes from the coding sequence ATGGTTGACCTTCATGTTCACACAACATTTTCGGATGGAACGCTTACTCCTCAAGAGGTTGTAAAGCTTGCTAAAGAAAAAGGGCTTTTTGCTATTGCAATAACCGACCATGATACAACAGATGGTGTAATACATGCCATCGATGAGGGAAACAGGCTTGGGATTAAAGTGGTGAGCGGTGTTGAAATAAGCGCTGATTTTGAGATAGAAATGCACATTTTAGGGCTTTTTGTAGATATTAACAATGAATTCTTGCAGCAAAAGCTAAAGATGCTTGAAAGGTTCAGGAAAGAAAGAAACCCTAAGATAATTGAAAAGCTCAGGAAAATGGGATATGACATTTCGATGGATGAAGTAGAAAAGTTATCTTCGGGTGAGATGATAGGAAGACCTCATATTGCCCAGGTACTTGTCAAGAAAGGATACTTTTCCACCACAAAAGAGGTGTTTGAAAAGCTTTTAGGTTTTGGCAAACCTGCTTATGTGAAAAAGGATAAGTTAAAACCTCAGGAGGCTATTGAGGCAATAAAAAAAGCAGGCGGACTTGCTATACTGGCACATCCTCACAAGTATTTATATCTGGATGAGGGAAGTGAAAATGTATTTTTGGAGCTAAAAGAATATGGGCTTGACGGGCTTGAGGTTTTCCACTCAGATCACAGCCAAAAAGAAACAAATATGCTTTTGGAAATTGCCAAAAAACTTGACCTTGCTATCAGTGGTGGAAGCGACTTTCACGGGGAAAACAAACCAGAGATTTGTATAGGAGTTGGGAAGGGAAATTTAAAGATAGATGATGAAATTTTCTACATGTTAGAAAGCAGGGTACTCAAACCATGA
- a CDS encoding ABC transporter ATP-binding protein, translating into MAEKLLEVKNLKTSFFTHVGEVKAVNDVSFDVYEGQTVGIVGESGSGKSVTSMSIMRLIAPPGKIVDGQIIFEGKDLLKLSEKEMRDIRGNKISMIFQDPMTSLNPVFTIGNQLIEAIKIHNKVSTAQAKKRAVEMLKLVGIPSPERRLSQYPHEFSGGMRQRVMIAMALSCNPKLLIADEPTTALDVTIQAQILDLLKKLQQQLKMSIILITHDLGVVADICQKVIVMYGGIIVEEGTVDDIFYNPKHPYTWGLLRSVPKMHLGLKKRLVPIEGQPPDLLKPPKGCPFAPRCEYAMRVCLEVRPPLFEVEDGHMSRCWLNHQYAPQSLLEKAKAANE; encoded by the coding sequence TTGGCTGAAAAATTGTTAGAAGTAAAGAATTTGAAAACGTCATTTTTTACTCATGTTGGAGAGGTTAAGGCAGTAAACGATGTTTCGTTTGATGTATATGAGGGACAGACTGTAGGTATTGTAGGTGAATCTGGAAGCGGTAAAAGTGTTACCTCAATGTCCATCATGAGACTTATTGCACCGCCTGGAAAAATAGTTGACGGTCAGATAATATTTGAAGGTAAGGACTTACTTAAACTTTCTGAAAAAGAAATGAGAGACATAAGAGGAAACAAAATCAGTATGATATTTCAGGACCCTATGACATCTTTAAATCCTGTTTTTACAATCGGAAATCAGTTAATAGAAGCGATAAAGATACACAACAAAGTTTCAACAGCTCAGGCTAAAAAAAGAGCGGTTGAGATGTTAAAGCTTGTTGGTATTCCAAGTCCTGAGCGAAGACTTTCACAGTACCCGCACGAGTTTTCGGGTGGTATGCGCCAGAGAGTTATGATAGCGATGGCTCTTTCGTGCAACCCCAAGCTTTTAATTGCAGATGAGCCAACAACTGCACTTGACGTTACCATCCAGGCTCAGATATTGGACCTTTTGAAAAAACTTCAACAGCAGCTTAAGATGTCAATTATACTTATTACTCATGACCTTGGTGTTGTGGCAGACATATGCCAAAAGGTGATTGTAATGTATGGTGGAATTATTGTAGAGGAAGGAACTGTTGATGATATATTTTACAACCCCAAGCATCCGTATACATGGGGGCTTTTGAGGTCTGTTCCCAAGATGCATTTAGGGCTTAAAAAAAGGCTTGTGCCAATAGAAGGACAGCCACCAGATTTATTGAAGCCTCCAAAAGGATGTCCGTTTGCGCCAAGATGTGAATATGCAATGAGAGTGTGTTTGGAAGTAAGACCACCACTTTTCGAAGTTGAGGATGGTCATATGTCAAGGTGCTGGCTTAATCACCAGTATGCTCCGCAGAGCTTGCTGGAAAAGGCAAAAGCTGCAAATGAATAA